In the genome of Desulfuromonas sp. DDH964, one region contains:
- the gdhA gene encoding NADP-specific glutamate dehydrogenase, with translation MTKLDEKLEPIYKEVLDRNPGEVEFHQAVREVVETLGPVLVKHPEFTHHKIIERICEPERQIIFRVPWQDDKGQVHINRGFRVEFNSALGPYKGGLRFHPSVYLGIIKFLGFEQIFKNALTGMPIGGGKGGSDFDPKGKSDDEIMRFCQSFMTELYRHLGEYTDVPAGDIGVGGREIGFMFGQYKRITNRYESGVLTGKGLDWGGSLVRPEATGYGATFFVDEMLKVRKDSFDGKTCVVSGSGNVAIYTIEKIHQLGGKVIACSDSNGYIVHEKGIDLDLVQQLKEVERRRIKDYVNYHKDAKYVAGGNIWTIPCQVAMPSATQNEINGKDAQLLVKNGCIAVGEGANMPTTPEGVKVFLEANIAYGPGKAANAGGVATSALEMQQNASRDSWNFEYTEQRLQQIMKNIHESCYETALEYGCPGNYVVGANIAGFIKVAKAMVALGLV, from the coding sequence ATGACCAAGCTCGACGAAAAGCTGGAACCGATCTACAAGGAAGTGCTTGACCGCAATCCCGGCGAGGTGGAGTTCCACCAGGCGGTCCGCGAAGTGGTCGAAACTCTCGGCCCGGTGCTGGTCAAGCACCCCGAGTTCACCCACCACAAGATCATCGAGCGGATCTGCGAGCCGGAGCGGCAGATCATCTTCCGGGTTCCCTGGCAGGACGACAAGGGGCAGGTCCACATCAACCGCGGCTTCCGCGTCGAGTTCAACAGCGCCCTCGGCCCCTACAAGGGCGGCCTGCGCTTCCACCCCTCGGTCTATCTCGGCATCATCAAGTTTCTCGGCTTCGAGCAGATTTTCAAGAACGCCCTGACCGGCATGCCGATCGGCGGCGGCAAGGGGGGCTCGGATTTCGATCCGAAGGGGAAGTCGGACGACGAGATCATGCGCTTCTGCCAGTCGTTCATGACCGAGCTCTATCGCCACCTCGGCGAGTACACCGACGTCCCGGCCGGGGACATCGGCGTCGGCGGGCGCGAAATCGGTTTCATGTTCGGCCAGTACAAGCGCATCACCAACCGCTACGAATCGGGCGTGCTGACCGGCAAGGGGCTCGACTGGGGCGGTTCGCTGGTGCGTCCCGAGGCGACCGGCTACGGCGCCACCTTCTTTGTCGACGAGATGCTGAAAGTGCGCAAGGATTCCTTCGACGGCAAGACCTGTGTCGTCTCCGGCTCGGGGAACGTGGCGATCTATACCATCGAGAAGATCCATCAGCTCGGTGGCAAGGTGATCGCCTGCTCCGACTCCAACGGCTATATCGTTCACGAGAAGGGGATTGACCTCGACCTGGTGCAGCAGCTCAAGGAAGTGGAACGGCGCCGTATCAAGGATTATGTCAATTACCACAAGGATGCCAAGTACGTGGCGGGCGGCAATATCTGGACCATTCCCTGCCAGGTGGCGATGCCCTCGGCGACCCAGAACGAGATCAACGGCAAGGATGCCCAGCTGCTGGTGAAGAACGGCTGCATCGCGGTCGGCGAAGGGGCGAACATGCCGACCACTCCCGAGGGGGTCAAGGTCTTCCTCGAGGCGAACATCGCCTACGGTCCGGGCAAGGCGGCCAACGCCGGCGGCGTTGCCACTAGCGCTCTGGAGATGCAGCAGAACGCCAGCCGCGACTCCTGGAACTTTGAGTACACCGAGCAGCGGTTGCAGCAGATCATGAAGAACATCCACGAATCGTGCTACGAAACCGCCCTCGAATACGGTTGCCCCGGCAACTACGTCGTCGGCGCCAATATCGCCGGCTTCATCAAGGTCGCCAAGGCGATGGTGGCCCTCGGCCTCGTCTGA
- a CDS encoding PEP/pyruvate-binding domain-containing protein: protein MNQERRITTGFPALDEILDGLRIGDNVVWKVDTIEDYRYFVAPFVRHALNAGTRVVYLRFGQHPPLIEPDPAVTVYQLDARLGFDTFATRIYDIVTAEGREVHYLFDCLSELLSAWATDLMIGNFFRVTCPYLYDLDTVAYFALIRDRHSFRTIARIRETTQVLIDLYNREGTLYVHPLKVWQRHSPTMFLPHRKEGERFVPLADSLQATSLLRSVTEKSIDSTSRQLDHWHRLFLQAEDLAADAAASAEQEQMVDHLCRHLVGREERILALAREFFTLPDLLDIKARMVGTGFIGGKATGMLLANAILLKGKDRDWSQHLEAHDSFYVGSNVYFSYIVHNGLWKPYMRQKTPEGYFEAAGELRREMLAGTFPEQVREGLQKVLDYYGQYPIIVRSSSLLEDGFGNAFAGKYDSFFLPNQGAPEERYAALEDAIRRIFASTMSEDALAYRLQRGLDRQDEQMALLIQRVSGAYRKHYYFPDLAGVGVSYNTFVWDKEMDPKAGMLRLVLGLGTRAVDRVEGDYPRIVALDAPLKKPHKGFADTRKFAQRDLDLLNVNTNQPETVALRTLLAEGIDLPIARYAVRDQETMDRLAERGRKEELWLPTFDPLLADGTFSELFHALLKRLEQAYHYPVDVEFTVNFTGAGAPRINVVQCRPLQTKGQKARIEIPQDIPADRILFTSEGNFMGGNISQRLKWLIWVDPLEYTRLSLSDKHDVARLIGRLNRRIADRQENPTLLMGPGRWGTSTPALGVPISFAEINNITALAEVAFSSGDLMPELSFGSHFFQDLVETDIFYLALFPESSACRFDAATILAHPNALEGLMPASSRFKQVVRVLRLGEPGLRLMADVVSQRLVCFKEGDAG, encoded by the coding sequence ATGAACCAGGAACGACGAATTACGACCGGTTTCCCGGCCCTCGATGAAATTCTCGACGGCCTGCGCATCGGCGACAATGTGGTCTGGAAGGTGGACACCATCGAAGACTACCGCTACTTTGTCGCCCCCTTCGTCCGCCACGCCCTCAATGCGGGCACCCGGGTCGTCTACCTCCGCTTCGGGCAGCATCCGCCCCTGATCGAACCCGACCCGGCGGTGACCGTCTACCAGCTCGACGCCCGCCTCGGTTTCGACACCTTCGCCACGCGCATCTACGACATCGTCACCGCCGAAGGGCGCGAGGTTCATTACCTTTTCGACTGCCTCTCCGAGCTGCTGTCGGCCTGGGCCACCGACCTGATGATCGGCAACTTCTTCCGGGTCACCTGCCCCTACCTCTACGACCTCGACACCGTCGCCTACTTCGCCCTGATCCGCGATCGTCACTCGTTTCGCACCATCGCCCGCATCCGCGAGACGACCCAGGTCCTGATCGATCTCTACAACCGCGAAGGGACCCTCTATGTCCACCCCCTCAAGGTCTGGCAGCGCCATTCGCCGACCATGTTTCTCCCCCACCGCAAGGAGGGGGAGCGCTTCGTCCCCCTTGCCGACAGCCTCCAGGCGACCAGCCTGCTGCGCTCGGTGACCGAAAAGTCCATCGACAGCACCAGCCGCCAGCTCGATCACTGGCATCGCCTCTTTCTGCAAGCCGAAGACCTCGCCGCCGATGCCGCCGCCAGCGCCGAGCAGGAACAGATGGTCGATCATCTCTGCCGCCACCTGGTCGGCCGCGAGGAGCGCATCCTGGCCCTGGCCCGGGAATTTTTCACCCTCCCCGACCTGCTCGACATCAAGGCACGCATGGTCGGCACCGGCTTCATCGGCGGCAAGGCGACCGGCATGCTCCTCGCCAACGCCATTCTTCTCAAGGGGAAGGACCGCGACTGGTCGCAGCACCTCGAAGCGCACGATTCCTTCTATGTCGGCTCCAACGTCTACTTCTCCTACATCGTCCACAACGGCCTGTGGAAACCGTACATGCGCCAGAAGACCCCGGAGGGGTATTTCGAGGCGGCCGGCGAACTGCGCCGCGAGATGCTTGCCGGCACCTTCCCCGAGCAGGTCCGGGAAGGGCTGCAGAAGGTCCTCGACTACTACGGCCAGTACCCGATCATCGTCCGCTCCAGCTCCCTGCTCGAAGACGGCTTCGGCAACGCCTTCGCCGGCAAGTACGATTCCTTCTTCCTCCCCAACCAGGGGGCGCCGGAGGAGCGCTACGCCGCCCTCGAGGACGCCATCCGCCGCATCTTCGCCAGCACCATGAGTGAGGACGCCCTCGCCTACCGCCTGCAGCGCGGGCTCGACCGCCAGGACGAGCAGATGGCGCTGCTGATCCAGCGGGTCTCCGGGGCCTACCGCAAGCACTATTACTTCCCCGACCTCGCCGGGGTCGGCGTCTCCTACAACACCTTCGTCTGGGACAAGGAGATGGACCCGAAGGCCGGCATGTTGCGCCTGGTGCTCGGCCTCGGCACCCGCGCCGTCGACCGGGTCGAGGGGGACTACCCGCGCATCGTCGCCCTCGACGCCCCCCTGAAAAAACCCCACAAGGGGTTCGCCGACACCCGCAAGTTCGCCCAGCGTGACCTCGACCTGCTCAACGTCAACACCAACCAGCCCGAAACCGTGGCGCTGCGCACCCTGCTCGCCGAGGGGATCGACCTGCCTATCGCCCGCTACGCGGTCCGCGACCAGGAGACCATGGACCGCCTGGCGGAGCGGGGAAGAAAGGAGGAGCTCTGGCTGCCGACCTTCGATCCGCTCCTCGCCGATGGGACCTTCAGCGAACTTTTCCACGCCCTGCTCAAACGTCTCGAACAGGCCTATCACTATCCGGTCGATGTCGAATTCACCGTCAACTTCACCGGCGCCGGCGCCCCGCGCATCAACGTGGTGCAATGCCGCCCGCTGCAGACCAAGGGCCAGAAAGCGCGCATCGAGATCCCCCAGGATATCCCCGCGGACCGCATCCTTTTTACCAGCGAGGGGAACTTCATGGGTGGCAACATCTCCCAGCGTCTCAAATGGCTGATCTGGGTCGATCCCCTGGAATATACCCGGCTCTCCCTGAGCGACAAGCACGACGTGGCCCGGCTGATCGGCCGCCTCAACCGGCGCATCGCCGACCGCCAGGAGAATCCGACCTTGCTGATGGGGCCGGGGCGCTGGGGGACATCCACCCCTGCGCTCGGGGTACCGATCAGCTTTGCCGAGATCAACAACATCACCGCCCTCGCCGAGGTCGCCTTCAGCAGCGGCGATTTGATGCCCGAGCTCTCCTTCGGCTCCCACTTCTTCCAGGACCTGGTCGAAACCGATATCTTCTATCTCGCCCTCTTCCCCGAATCCTCAGCTTGTCGGTTCGATGCCGCCACCATCCTCGCCCACCCCAACGCCCTCGAAGGGCTGATGCCGGCCAGCAGCCGTTTCAAACAGGTGGTGCGGGTGCTGCGCCTCGGTGAACCCGGTCTGCGCCTGATGGCCGACGTCGTCAGCCAACGTCTGGTCTGTTTTAAGGAAGGGGACGCGGGATGA